One segment of Aquimarina sp. BL5 DNA contains the following:
- a CDS encoding DNA-directed RNA polymerase subunit omega — MDLKKSNAPVNTTTIDKNLVDQPTDNIYEAISVISKRANQINTDIKKELLEKLDEFATYNDSLEEIFENKEQIEVSKFYERLPKPHSLAAQEWLDGKIYYRNTKTDSESL, encoded by the coding sequence ATGGATTTGAAAAAAAGTAATGCCCCAGTAAATACTACTACTATTGATAAGAATTTAGTAGATCAACCTACAGATAATATTTATGAGGCTATTTCTGTAATATCTAAGAGAGCTAATCAAATTAATACAGATATTAAAAAAGAGCTTTTAGAGAAATTAGATGAATTCGCAACATATAATGATAGTCTTGAAGAGATCTTTGAAAACAAAGAACAAATCGAAGTTTCTAAGTTCTATGAAAGATTACCTAAGCCTCATTCTTTAGCTGCTCAAGAGTGGTTAGATGGTAAGATATATTACAGAAATACTAAGACAGATTCAGAATCTCTATAA
- a CDS encoding outer membrane protein assembly factor BamD gives MKRLLFLLIFVLTLGSCSEYQRVLKEEEVGPKYKLAEELYKEGKYKKALRLFEQIVPQFRGKPQAERVMYYYSDTYYNLEDYYLAGYQFERFAKSYPNSEKREEASYKGAKSYYYLSPRYSLDQKETDEALEKLQTYINTFPESENLDEANKLVAELRNKKEKKAFEIAKQYHHRENYKVAINAFDNYLIDYPGSAFREKALYYKLESQYLLAIGSYEVFVKERLEVANDFYNNYKKYFKEGEFTANAEEISEDIKTRLEKYK, from the coding sequence ATGAAGAGATTATTGTTTTTGCTGATTTTTGTGTTAACCCTTGGTTCTTGTAGTGAATACCAAAGAGTGCTAAAAGAGGAAGAAGTTGGCCCTAAATATAAGTTAGCAGAGGAATTATATAAAGAAGGGAAGTATAAAAAGGCATTACGTCTTTTTGAACAAATAGTTCCTCAGTTTAGAGGTAAGCCTCAAGCGGAAAGAGTAATGTATTATTATTCTGATACATATTATAATTTAGAAGATTATTATCTAGCTGGATATCAGTTTGAAAGATTTGCTAAATCTTATCCTAATAGTGAGAAAAGAGAAGAAGCTTCATATAAAGGAGCGAAGAGCTATTATTATTTATCACCTAGATATAGTTTAGATCAAAAAGAAACAGATGAAGCTTTAGAGAAACTCCAAACCTATATCAATACGTTTCCAGAAAGTGAAAACCTTGATGAGGCGAATAAACTAGTAGCGGAACTAAGAAATAAAAAAGAGAAGAAGGCTTTCGAGATTGCAAAGCAATATCATCATAGAGAAAATTATAAAGTAGCGATTAATGCTTTCGATAATTACTTAATTGATTATCCTGGATCTGCTTTTAGAGAAAAAGCATTATATTACAAGCTAGAATCACAGTACTTATTGGCTATTGGTAGTTATGAGGTTTTTGTAAAAGAAAGATTAGAAGTAGCTAATGATTTTTACAATAATTATAAGAAATATTTTAAAGAAGGTGAGTTTACTGCCAATGCTGAAGAAATATCAGAAGATATAAAAACAAGATTAGAAAAATATAAATAG
- a CDS encoding ion channel produces the protein MAKRIKDPGIGLSSDEQAKRFINSDGSFNIKHVNRRTSISRSYNYLISITWTQFFGWVLLGYVLINSFFAIIYTLIGISAIAEPTGSLFRDFLKAFFFSAQTVTTVGYGAMAPTGVIFGVISSFEALIGLLSFSFITGLLYGRFSKPKSSIRFSDIMVVREHKGVDCIMFRLMSRSTNVMIRPKVEMTLALSQKSKDKKYINNFYNLKLERNEITYLPTTWTVVHPINESSPLNEFRREDLSRLHGEILILVTYYDESFAQELHQVHSYILSNLKLDEAFVPAFHYDEDGFTILDHDKIGKTKNYKSDS, from the coding sequence ATGGCTAAAAGAATTAAAGACCCTGGAATTGGTTTATCTTCTGATGAACAAGCTAAACGGTTTATTAATTCAGATGGTTCTTTTAATATTAAACATGTTAATAGACGTACTTCTATTTCCAGAAGTTATAACTATTTAATTAGTATTACCTGGACACAGTTTTTTGGTTGGGTTCTATTAGGATATGTATTGATAAATTCCTTTTTTGCAATAATATATACCCTGATAGGAATCTCTGCGATTGCAGAACCTACAGGAAGCTTATTTAGAGATTTCCTAAAGGCATTCTTCTTTTCAGCTCAGACGGTAACTACTGTAGGATATGGTGCTATGGCACCGACGGGAGTTATTTTTGGTGTGATTTCTTCTTTTGAAGCTTTAATTGGATTATTAAGTTTTTCCTTTATTACCGGTTTACTGTATGGAAGGTTTTCTAAGCCTAAATCGAGTATTAGGTTTAGTGATATTATGGTGGTTAGAGAACATAAAGGAGTGGATTGTATTATGTTTAGATTAATGAGTAGAAGTACGAATGTGATGATTCGTCCCAAAGTGGAAATGACGTTAGCGTTATCTCAGAAGTCTAAAGACAAAAAGTATATCAATAATTTTTATAATCTAAAATTAGAAAGAAACGAAATTACATATTTACCAACCACTTGGACAGTGGTTCACCCAATTAATGAATCCAGCCCTCTAAATGAGTTTCGTAGAGAAGATTTATCTAGGTTACATGGAGAAATCTTAATATTGGTGACCTATTATGACGAGTCTTTTGCACAAGAACTCCATCAGGTACATTCATATATATTAAGTAATTTAAAATTGGATGAGGCATTTGTTCCGGCATTTCATTATGATGAAGATGGATTCACTATTTTAGATCATGATAAAATTGGTAAAACAAAAAATTATAAATCAGATAGTTAA
- the dapA gene encoding 4-hydroxy-tetrahydrodipicolinate synthase, whose amino-acid sequence MSAFLKGTGVALATPFNSDGSIDFAGVGSLVEFCIDGGVEYLVVLGTTAESVTLTKEEKKSLVAHIVKINNKRLPLMIGIGGNNTAAILQEMKDTDLSDFDAVLSVVPMYNRPSQEGIYQHYKTINDQASLPILLYNVPSRTGTNMTAETTLRLAQLDKIVGIKEATGDFTQVLKILKDRPKDFLVISGDDALALPAVAAGGDGVISVVGQGFPKEFSEMIRLGLSGETKKAFEILYKMLPILDYAFEEGNPAGIKNILKVKGICEDYLRLPLISVSKNLAYKIEEFVNNN is encoded by the coding sequence ATGAGTGCTTTTCTGAAAGGAACTGGCGTAGCTTTGGCAACGCCTTTTAATAGTGATGGATCAATTGATTTTGCAGGAGTTGGATCGTTAGTTGAATTTTGTATTGATGGTGGAGTAGAGTATCTGGTAGTTTTGGGGACTACCGCAGAGTCCGTAACACTAACAAAAGAAGAAAAAAAGAGTTTAGTAGCACATATTGTAAAAATAAATAATAAAAGGTTGCCACTTATGATAGGTATTGGTGGCAATAATACTGCAGCTATTCTTCAGGAGATGAAGGATACAGATTTGTCTGATTTTGATGCTGTATTATCGGTAGTTCCTATGTATAATAGACCAAGTCAGGAAGGTATTTATCAGCATTACAAGACGATTAATGATCAAGCTTCATTACCGATTTTGTTATATAATGTTCCATCAAGAACCGGTACTAATATGACTGCCGAAACTACACTTAGACTTGCACAATTGGATAAGATTGTAGGAATCAAAGAAGCAACAGGAGATTTTACTCAGGTGCTTAAGATTCTTAAAGATCGACCAAAAGACTTTCTCGTTATTTCTGGAGATGATGCTTTGGCATTGCCCGCTGTCGCAGCTGGAGGAGATGGAGTGATTAGTGTTGTCGGTCAAGGTTTTCCAAAAGAATTTTCTGAAATGATCCGTTTAGGACTTTCTGGAGAAACAAAAAAAGCATTTGAAATACTTTATAAAATGCTGCCAATTTTGGATTACGCTTTTGAAGAAGGTAATCCAGCCGGAATCAAGAATATTTTAAAGGTAAAAGGAATTTGTGAAGATTATTTACGATTACCTTTAATTTCAGTTTCTAAGAATTTGGCTTACAAGATAGAAGAATTCGTAAATAATAACTAA
- a CDS encoding lysoplasmalogenase family protein, producing the protein MQNPTIEFYVKPMTVPLFFMLYWFNVDKVDPLFVVVLSLCFLGDIFLLTGIENGFRYVLLSYTLCYFVLFYFLYKNHKPIDYSSTDVIYLVVFFIFWTIITYAIFVVTNQNMGDIKPFGIAYLIILYALLIGAIFQYINIRSPKSLWFAIAILNFVISDACFALDRFYVPSLELRIINSIYQLLAVFFLVKFKISSADPLKIKN; encoded by the coding sequence TTGCAAAACCCAACCATTGAGTTTTACGTCAAACCAATGACTGTACCTTTGTTTTTCATGTTGTATTGGTTTAATGTTGATAAAGTTGATCCTTTGTTTGTAGTCGTCTTATCGCTTTGCTTTCTGGGAGATATATTCTTGTTAACGGGAATAGAAAATGGTTTTAGGTATGTTTTACTTAGTTATACTCTGTGTTACTTTGTTCTGTTTTATTTTTTATATAAAAATCATAAACCTATAGATTATAGTAGTACAGATGTGATTTATCTGGTTGTCTTCTTTATATTTTGGACTATTATCACTTATGCGATATTTGTAGTTACAAATCAAAATATGGGGGATATAAAACCTTTTGGGATAGCTTATTTAATAATTCTTTACGCTTTGTTAATTGGAGCCATCTTTCAATATATAAATATAAGATCGCCCAAGTCTCTTTGGTTTGCTATTGCGATTTTAAATTTTGTGATTAGTGATGCGTGTTTTGCGTTGGATCGATTTTATGTTCCTTCATTAGAGTTAAGAATTATAAATTCCATATATCAATTATTAGCAGTGTTTTTCTTAGTGAAGTTTAAAATTTCAAGCGCAGATCCCTTAAAAATCAAGAATTAG
- the ligA gene encoding NAD-dependent DNA ligase LigA, with product MSIEQQINQLREELRQHNYNYYVLDAATISDYEFDMKLKDLQALEEKHPEFYDANSPTLRVGGEVTKNFNTVVHEQRMYSLDNSYSKEDLLDWETRIKKLVDGDVNYTCELKYDGASISLTYENGELVRAVTRGDGIQGDDVTTNVKTIKSVPLKLKGDYPPKFDIRGEIVLPYEGFAKMNQERIAAGEEPYANPRNTASGSLKLQDSSETAKRPLDCLLYNLAGDRLGISSQYESLEKAREWGFKVPQESRLVTSIDGVLDFVNMWDEKRRELPYETDGVVIKVNDLQQQEELGFTSKAPRWAMAYKFKAEQVVTKLNEITYQVGRTGAITPVANLEPVQLAGTTVKRASLHNADQIAKLDIREGDTVFVEKGGEIIPKIISVDFTKRNKDSVPTQYITSCPECNTELIRKEGEAQHYCPNVYGCPPQIIGRIQHYISRKALDIEGLGGETVALLVKEGLITNYADLYDLKKEQVIPLERMAEKSADNLIEGIAKSKQIPFERVLFGLGIRYVGETVAKKLAKHYKSIESIVSATEEELVNVDEIGIKIAQSVREFFDTEYNRELVNRLTQYGIQLQISADKLANQTDTLKGQIFVVSGVFEKVSRNELKKLIEDNGGKVSSSISSKTSYVVAGANMGPSKLEKASKLEVTIISEDDFLNLIG from the coding sequence ATGAGTATAGAACAACAGATCAATCAATTAAGAGAGGAGTTAAGACAACATAACTATAATTATTATGTATTAGATGCAGCTACCATAAGTGATTATGAGTTTGATATGAAACTTAAAGATCTTCAAGCTTTAGAAGAAAAGCATCCTGAGTTTTATGATGCAAATTCACCTACTTTAAGGGTAGGAGGAGAGGTTACTAAGAATTTTAATACTGTAGTTCACGAACAGCGTATGTATTCTTTGGATAATTCGTATTCTAAAGAAGATTTATTAGACTGGGAAACCAGAATTAAAAAGTTAGTAGATGGTGATGTAAATTATACATGTGAACTTAAATACGATGGAGCATCTATAAGTCTTACTTATGAAAACGGAGAATTAGTTAGAGCTGTAACCAGAGGAGATGGAATTCAGGGAGATGATGTTACTACAAATGTAAAAACAATTAAATCGGTACCTTTAAAACTGAAAGGGGATTATCCTCCAAAGTTTGATATACGAGGAGAAATTGTGTTACCATATGAAGGTTTTGCAAAGATGAATCAGGAACGAATTGCCGCCGGAGAAGAACCTTACGCAAATCCTAGAAATACAGCTTCAGGTAGTTTAAAACTTCAGGATAGTAGTGAAACAGCTAAACGTCCTTTGGATTGTTTGTTGTATAACCTTGCCGGAGATCGATTAGGGATTTCTTCTCAGTATGAAAGTCTGGAGAAAGCGAGAGAATGGGGGTTTAAAGTACCACAAGAATCACGTTTAGTTACATCTATTGATGGAGTTCTTGATTTTGTTAATATGTGGGATGAAAAAAGAAGAGAGTTGCCTTATGAGACAGATGGGGTAGTTATTAAAGTTAATGATTTACAACAACAAGAAGAGTTAGGTTTTACTTCCAAAGCGCCAAGATGGGCAATGGCTTATAAGTTTAAAGCAGAACAGGTTGTTACTAAACTTAATGAAATTACGTATCAGGTCGGTAGAACCGGAGCTATAACACCGGTAGCAAATTTAGAGCCCGTGCAATTAGCAGGAACAACAGTAAAAAGAGCTTCATTGCACAATGCAGATCAGATTGCTAAGCTTGATATAAGAGAAGGGGATACCGTTTTTGTAGAAAAAGGAGGAGAGATTATTCCAAAAATCATAAGTGTTGATTTTACTAAAAGAAATAAAGATTCTGTTCCTACTCAATACATAACATCCTGTCCTGAATGTAATACTGAATTAATAAGAAAAGAAGGCGAAGCTCAACATTATTGCCCTAATGTTTATGGTTGTCCTCCTCAGATTATTGGTAGAATACAACATTATATTTCCCGTAAAGCTTTGGATATAGAAGGTTTAGGAGGAGAAACTGTTGCTTTATTGGTGAAAGAAGGTTTGATTACGAATTATGCAGATTTGTATGATCTAAAGAAGGAACAAGTGATTCCGCTGGAGAGAATGGCAGAAAAAAGCGCGGATAATTTAATAGAAGGAATAGCTAAGTCTAAGCAAATTCCTTTCGAAAGAGTTTTATTTGGCTTGGGTATCAGATATGTAGGAGAAACTGTAGCAAAGAAACTAGCCAAACATTATAAATCTATCGAATCTATTGTTTCTGCTACAGAAGAAGAACTGGTGAATGTGGATGAAATAGGGATTAAAATAGCACAAAGTGTTCGAGAATTTTTTGATACAGAATATAATAGAGAGTTAGTAAATAGACTTACGCAATATGGAATTCAATTACAAATTTCTGCAGATAAACTTGCTAATCAAACAGATACATTAAAAGGTCAAATCTTTGTAGTTTCTGGTGTTTTTGAAAAAGTATCTCGTAATGAACTTAAGAAATTGATAGAAGATAATGGCGGCAAAGTATCTAGTTCAATTTCTTCTAAAACTTCATACGTCGTAGCTGGAGCTAATATGGGACCTAGTAAATTAGAAAAAGCAAGCAAATTGGAAGTTACAATTATAAGTGAAGATGATTTTCTTAACTTGATTGGTTAA
- a CDS encoding TIGR00730 family Rossman fold protein yields MNKLTSICVFCGSSEGNDIKVIDDAFLLGEKMAQQDIALVYGAAKIGIMGKVAEGAITHKGKVIGVIPDFLKLKEVVHLGLTELITTENMHQRKMKMQELSDGFITLPGGFGTLEELFEIITWSQLGLHQKPIGLLNINGFYDHLLQLLENMVRNGFLKMENYELLLVDDDIDHLLQKMREFKPAQVPKWLKSDRT; encoded by the coding sequence ATGAATAAGTTGACTTCTATTTGTGTCTTTTGCGGAAGCAGTGAAGGTAATGATATCAAAGTGATTGATGATGCATTCCTGTTGGGAGAAAAAATGGCTCAGCAAGATATTGCATTGGTTTATGGAGCAGCAAAAATTGGTATTATGGGAAAGGTGGCAGAAGGTGCAATTACCCATAAAGGAAAGGTGATAGGGGTGATCCCTGATTTTTTAAAATTAAAGGAAGTGGTTCATCTAGGACTTACGGAATTGATTACCACAGAGAATATGCACCAGCGGAAAATGAAAATGCAAGAACTTAGTGATGGATTTATTACATTACCAGGAGGTTTTGGGACGTTAGAAGAGTTGTTTGAGATTATAACATGGTCACAATTAGGATTACATCAAAAACCTATTGGTTTGCTTAATATTAATGGGTTTTATGACCATTTGCTACAATTGTTAGAAAATATGGTACGTAATGGTTTTCTGAAAATGGAGAACTATGAATTATTGTTAGTTGATGATGATATAGATCATTTACTGCAAAAAATGCGAGAATTTAAACCTGCTCAAGTACCAAAATGGCTAAAGTCTGATAGAACATAA
- the prmC gene encoding peptide chain release factor N(5)-glutamine methyltransferase, which yields MKIKDLRKDFIDALSELYEPEEVLSFFYMLSEKILGLRRVDVAMALDTVISGDKLSDFMNARNRLENQDPIQYIIGDTEFYGLLFKVDQNVLIPRPETEELVDWIIKDYKNKEQSKKLKILDIGTGSGCIAISLAKNLPKADVYAIDVSEEALKIAKANAVYNNVEINFLKEDILRLGELDDVFDIIVSNPPYVRELEKQEMKPNVLENEPHVALFVSDQDPLIFYRTITALAEKSLADEGLLYFEINQYLGIETKNMIKKYGFQSVTLRKDLYNNDRMIRADLI from the coding sequence TTGAAGATTAAAGACCTTAGAAAAGATTTTATAGATGCACTATCAGAATTGTATGAGCCAGAAGAAGTACTATCTTTTTTTTATATGCTTTCTGAGAAAATTCTTGGATTGAGACGTGTTGATGTGGCAATGGCTTTGGATACCGTGATTAGTGGTGATAAATTGTCAGACTTTATGAATGCGAGAAACCGACTAGAGAATCAGGATCCAATTCAATATATTATCGGTGACACAGAATTTTATGGACTATTATTTAAAGTTGATCAAAATGTATTGATCCCAAGGCCAGAAACCGAAGAATTAGTCGATTGGATTATAAAAGATTATAAAAATAAAGAACAAAGCAAGAAGCTAAAGATTTTAGATATTGGAACCGGTAGCGGATGTATTGCTATTTCGTTAGCTAAAAATTTACCTAAAGCAGATGTCTATGCAATTGATGTTTCTGAAGAAGCGCTTAAAATTGCTAAAGCAAATGCAGTTTATAATAATGTTGAAATAAATTTTCTAAAAGAAGATATACTTAGATTGGGTGAGTTAGATGATGTTTTTGATATTATAGTTTCTAATCCACCATATGTTCGAGAGCTCGAAAAACAAGAAATGAAACCTAATGTGTTAGAAAATGAACCTCATGTAGCACTTTTTGTGTCAGATCAAGATCCATTAATTTTTTACAGAACAATTACAGCATTGGCAGAAAAGAGTCTGGCGGATGAAGGTTTGTTATATTTTGAAATTAATCAATATCTTGGAATCGAAACAAAAAATATGATTAAAAAATATGGATTCCAGTCTGTGACCTTACGTAAGGATTTGTATAACAATGATCGTATGATACGAGCTGATTTAATTTAA
- a CDS encoding GNAT family N-acetyltransferase: protein MSAIKIRSVVPEDNKALAQVLRDVLIEMGVPKVGTAYEDEALDMMYETYDAPRKRYYVVENNGRIIGGAGIAQLENESSEICELQKMYFLPEARGKGLGSQMMNKCLEFAKEQGFTKCYLETMPYMEDARKLYGKVGFTSLDAPMGNTGHYSCQAWMIKEL from the coding sequence AGATAATAAAGCTTTAGCTCAAGTTCTTAGAGATGTTTTAATAGAAATGGGGGTTCCTAAAGTTGGAACCGCATATGAGGATGAAGCTCTAGATATGATGTACGAAACGTACGATGCTCCAAGAAAAAGATATTATGTAGTAGAAAATAATGGAAGGATTATTGGAGGAGCCGGGATTGCTCAATTAGAAAATGAAAGTTCAGAAATCTGTGAGCTACAAAAAATGTATTTTCTTCCAGAAGCAAGAGGAAAAGGGTTAGGTTCTCAAATGATGAACAAGTGCTTGGAATTTGCCAAAGAACAAGGGTTTACTAAATGTTATTTAGAAACAATGCCTTATATGGAAGATGCCAGAAAATTATACGGTAAAGTTGGATTTACATCTCTTGATGCTCCTATGGGTAATACCGGACACTATAGCTGTCAGGCTTGGATGATAAAAGAATTGTAG